A single Marinitoga aeolica DNA region contains:
- a CDS encoding LexA family protein encodes MAKENNIIGKRIEMLRKRKKLSREKLGAIIGIAGNSVYRIEAGFNLPSSEVVIQLSKFFDVPADYILGIDKYSENENENNFNMKKIPVYEKVAAGLSGVAEPIDYPVDEIYIPLGSRGEFAVEVVGDSMEPEIKEGDYVIVDTNAYIESGNRVVALINDGADALVKVYRKTMDGPAMLYSLNQKYDPIILTDDLKWEIVGKVVSLYRRYG; translated from the coding sequence GTGGCGAAAGAAAACAATATTATTGGAAAAAGAATAGAGATGTTAAGGAAAAGGAAAAAACTTTCAAGAGAAAAATTAGGAGCAATTATTGGAATTGCGGGGAATAGTGTTTATAGGATTGAAGCTGGATTTAATTTACCATCATCAGAAGTTGTTATTCAATTATCAAAATTTTTTGATGTTCCAGCAGACTATATACTGGGAATTGACAAATATTCTGAAAATGAAAATGAAAATAATTTTAATATGAAAAAAATTCCAGTATATGAAAAGGTTGCTGCAGGTCTTTCAGGTGTAGCAGAGCCTATTGATTATCCTGTCGATGAAATATATATTCCATTAGGTTCTAGAGGAGAATTTGCTGTTGAAGTTGTAGGAGATAGTATGGAACCAGAAATAAAAGAAGGTGATTACGTTATTGTAGATACAAATGCGTATATAGAATCTGGTAATAGAGTAGTAGCATTAATAAATGATGGAGCAGATGCATTAGTTAAAGTTTATAGAAAAACTATGGATGGTCCTGCAATGTTGTATAGTTTAAATCAGAAATATGATCCAATAATATTAACAGATGATTTAAAATGGGAAATCGTAGGTAAAGTTGTAAGCTTATATAGAAGATATGGGTGA
- a CDS encoding DUF47 domain-containing protein, with the protein MFQRFNPIEEIIKHARVVEEASDYLPELFERYLNGKPIDDLVNKIDKLEDDADDIKRNFRQFLKKGYLYRFERSELLNFIDLQDKIIDLIEDVAKKMTFNRINFDEEHKKMIYSVVDEIEKMLDHFKKTVKYINVILDSDFSKNTISSEEEDINEMKWFEKDIDNKLFKFGKWLYSQKETLHPVDFLYIRELILLLARIADVAQNVCDRVHILINE; encoded by the coding sequence ATGTTTCAGAGATTCAACCCTATAGAAGAAATTATCAAGCATGCCCGTGTTGTTGAAGAAGCTTCTGATTATTTACCAGAACTCTTTGAAAGATATTTAAACGGAAAACCCATCGATGATTTAGTAAATAAAATCGATAAACTCGAAGATGATGCAGATGATATAAAGAGAAATTTTAGGCAATTTTTAAAAAAAGGATATTTATACAGATTTGAAAGATCTGAATTATTAAATTTTATTGACTTACAAGACAAAATAATTGATTTAATTGAAGATGTTGCAAAAAAAATGACATTTAACAGAATAAACTTTGATGAAGAACATAAAAAAATGATTTATTCAGTTGTTGATGAAATAGAAAAAATGCTTGATCATTTTAAGAAAACTGTTAAATACATAAATGTAATTCTTGATTCTGATTTCTCTAAAAACACTATATCTTCTGAAGAAGAGGATATTAATGAAATGAAATGGTTTGAAAAAGATATAGATAATAAATTATTTAAATTTGGAAAATGGTTATATTCTCAAAAAGAAACATTACATCCTGTTGATTTTCTTTATATTAGAGAATTAATATTATTACTAGCAAGAATAGCAGATGTTGCTCAAAATGTTTGTGATAGAGTTCATATACTTATCAATGAGTAA
- a CDS encoding metal-dependent hydrolase, translating into MKVYFLGHAVVYIEASKKIIIDPFLSGNPQAKKNIDDFKELDYILVTHGHGDHIGDTIELAQRTNATVISNFEIINYLSFKGLKNLHPMHIGGRKKFDFGSIKMTPALHGSGIFEGNNIIYGGNPGGFIIEIDGEKIYHSGDTGLTKDMELLELEKIDLAFLPIGGNFVMDVEDAIVATKMIKPKIVVPFHYNTWEIINADADGFKRKVESLKIKCEILNPGDYIEL; encoded by the coding sequence ATGAAAGTTTATTTTCTAGGGCATGCTGTTGTTTATATTGAAGCTAGTAAAAAAATAATAATTGATCCTTTTTTAAGTGGAAATCCTCAAGCTAAAAAAAACATTGATGATTTTAAAGAATTAGATTATATTTTAGTTACTCATGGTCACGGAGACCATATTGGAGATACTATCGAACTAGCCCAAAGAACAAATGCAACAGTAATTTCCAATTTTGAAATTATAAATTATTTGAGTTTTAAGGGATTAAAAAATTTACATCCTATGCATATTGGAGGAAGAAAAAAATTTGATTTTGGATCAATAAAAATGACTCCTGCTTTACATGGTTCTGGTATCTTCGAAGGAAATAACATTATATATGGCGGAAATCCTGGTGGATTTATTATAGAGATAGACGGGGAAAAAATTTATCATTCAGGAGATACCGGCTTAACTAAAGATATGGAATTGTTAGAATTGGAAAAGATAGATTTAGCTTTTCTGCCAATTGGAGGAAACTTTGTCATGGATGTGGAAGATGCGATTGTTGCAACAAAAATGATTAAACCAAAAATAGTAGTTCCTTTTCATTATAATACATGGGAAATAATAAATGCCGATGCCGATGGTTTTAAACGAAAAGTTGAAAGTTTAAAAATAAAATGTGAAATATTAAATCCTGGTGATTATATAGAACTTTAA
- the uvrB gene encoding excinuclease ABC subunit UvrB — protein MNKFKLYSKYKPQGDQPEAIKKLIEGIEKNYRFQTLLGVTGSGKTFTMANVIEKLNRPTLILSPNKILAVQLYREFKEFFPENKVEFFISYYDYYQPEAYLPGRDMYIEKDASINDVLQKMRLSTLKSVLTRRDVIVVASVSTIYASGNPEDFAGINLKLEVGKEYNRRFILESLAKMLYTRSEDKHTGGVFRFKGDILEIFPPYEDFGIRIEFFDDEVEKIYSFDILNRTKIEFFDKITVYPASEFVTTEEKIKKAIESIRNELEIRVEEFQKAGKLLEAQRIKQRTLMDMELLETLGHCKGIENYSRHFDNRMPGDPPWTLLDYFDKDFITFIDESHIALPQLRAMWAGDHSRKKNLIDYGFRLPSAFDNRPLKFEEFLERVKQTIFVSATPGPFELEHSEQIVEQIIRPTGLIDPEVVVKPTIGQVDDFIAELQKVIKRNERAIAVVLTKKDAEMLSDHLNLLGIKSTYLHSELDAMERSEVVRKLRSGDVDVVIGVNLLREGLDLPEVSLVAIMDSDREGFLRSETTLIQTIGRAARNINGKVILYADKITDAMQNAIYETNRRRKLQMDYNETHGIKPKSIIKELPKNIFEQFMEKVEKPEFIFEVAEGTTPNEYIQLLEMEMFKAASELRYEDAAKYRDEIKKVKKKYRLK, from the coding sequence ATGAATAAATTCAAATTGTATTCCAAATACAAACCACAAGGTGATCAACCTGAAGCTATTAAAAAATTAATAGAAGGAATTGAAAAAAACTATAGATTTCAAACACTTCTTGGTGTTACTGGTTCTGGAAAAACATTCACCATGGCTAATGTAATAGAAAAATTAAATAGACCTACTTTGATATTATCCCCAAATAAAATCTTAGCAGTCCAATTATATAGAGAATTTAAAGAATTTTTCCCAGAAAATAAAGTTGAATTTTTTATCAGTTATTATGATTACTACCAACCTGAAGCATATCTTCCAGGAAGGGATATGTATATTGAAAAAGATGCAAGTATAAATGATGTTTTACAAAAAATGCGATTATCAACGTTAAAATCTGTTTTAACAAGAAGAGATGTTATTGTAGTAGCAAGTGTTTCTACTATATATGCTTCAGGTAATCCTGAAGATTTTGCCGGAATAAATTTAAAACTAGAGGTTGGAAAAGAATATAATAGGAGATTTATTTTAGAATCTTTAGCAAAAATGCTATATACCCGTTCAGAAGATAAACATACTGGTGGCGTTTTTAGATTTAAAGGTGATATCTTAGAAATTTTTCCACCTTATGAAGATTTTGGAATTAGAATAGAATTTTTTGATGATGAAGTTGAAAAAATATATTCATTTGATATATTAAATAGAACAAAAATAGAATTTTTTGACAAAATTACCGTGTATCCAGCAAGTGAATTTGTCACAACTGAAGAAAAAATAAAAAAAGCTATTGAATCAATTAGAAATGAATTAGAAATAAGAGTTGAAGAGTTTCAAAAAGCTGGAAAATTATTGGAAGCTCAAAGAATTAAGCAAAGAACTTTAATGGATATGGAATTGTTAGAAACTCTAGGACATTGTAAAGGTATAGAAAATTATTCCAGACACTTTGATAATAGAATGCCTGGTGACCCTCCCTGGACATTATTAGATTATTTTGATAAAGATTTTATAACCTTTATTGATGAATCGCATATTGCACTTCCTCAGTTAAGAGCAATGTGGGCGGGAGATCATTCTAGAAAGAAAAATCTTATAGATTATGGTTTTAGATTACCTTCAGCTTTTGATAATAGACCATTAAAATTTGAAGAATTTTTAGAAAGAGTAAAACAAACTATATTTGTCTCAGCTACTCCTGGTCCATTCGAATTAGAACACTCTGAACAAATAGTTGAACAAATAATTAGGCCAACTGGATTAATTGATCCAGAAGTTGTTGTAAAACCAACAATAGGTCAAGTTGATGATTTTATTGCAGAATTACAAAAAGTAATTAAAAGAAATGAAAGAGCAATTGCTGTGGTGTTAACAAAAAAAGATGCAGAAATGCTTTCAGATCATTTGAATTTATTAGGAATAAAATCTACATATTTACATTCAGAATTAGATGCAATGGAAAGATCAGAAGTAGTAAGAAAATTACGAAGCGGAGATGTCGATGTTGTTATAGGAGTTAATTTATTAAGAGAAGGACTAGACCTTCCGGAAGTATCTTTAGTTGCTATAATGGATTCAGATAGAGAAGGTTTTTTAAGATCAGAAACAACATTAATTCAAACAATAGGTCGTGCAGCGAGAAACATTAATGGTAAAGTAATATTATACGCAGATAAAATTACTGACGCTATGCAAAATGCAATATACGAAACAAATAGAAGAAGAAAATTACAAATGGATTATAATGAAACTCATGGTATTAAACCAAAATCAATTATAAAAGAATTACCTAAAAATATATTTGAGCAATTTATGGAAAAGGTAGAAAAACCAGAATTCATATTCGAAGTAGCAGAAGGTACAACTCCAAATGAGTATATACAATTACTTGAAATGGAAATGTTTAAAGCTGCCTCTGAATTAAGATATGAAGACGCAGCAAAATACAGAGATGAAATTAAAAAAGTAAAGAAAAAATATCGGCTTAAATAA
- a CDS encoding inorganic phosphate transporter, which yields MALAIGANDVANSMATAVGAKAITPKQAVIIAGVLEFVGATFFGKQVTDTIRKGILHLDILADPKLVIWGSMAALLGATIWLAIATYKSWPVSTTHSIVGGMVGYGIAAGGIAVVNWSKIVTITLSWLISPLVGLVVSFFMFKAISATILHSKNIKKNSKIWIPFFLGLAAFIIGLSFIVKALHMPINFKAIIYAILFGALTSLIIMIYIISKLKNVSDDPYVYVEEIFRKSQVVTSCYVALAHGANDVANAIGPVAAIYAAVVTGTVGAKAEIPRYILALGGLGIAIGVAIWGSRVMKTVGTEITELNNSRGFSIDFSTATTVLLASNMGMPISTTHTVVGSVIGNGLARGTGSINLGVIKDIFVSWFLTVPAAAIVSYIIFKVFALFI from the coding sequence ATGGCTTTAGCGATTGGAGCTAATGACGTTGCTAATTCTATGGCTACTGCAGTTGGTGCAAAAGCTATAACTCCAAAACAAGCTGTTATTATTGCGGGTGTTCTTGAGTTTGTTGGTGCTACTTTCTTTGGAAAACAGGTTACAGATACTATCAGAAAAGGTATTTTACACTTAGACATATTGGCAGATCCAAAATTAGTTATCTGGGGTTCTATGGCTGCATTGTTAGGAGCAACTATATGGCTTGCAATTGCAACTTATAAATCCTGGCCTGTTTCGACAACTCATTCTATTGTTGGTGGTATGGTTGGATATGGTATTGCAGCCGGTGGTATTGCTGTAGTCAATTGGTCTAAAATCGTTACTATTACATTAAGTTGGTTAATTTCTCCTTTAGTTGGTTTAGTTGTTTCTTTCTTTATGTTCAAAGCTATTTCTGCAACTATTCTTCATAGTAAAAATATAAAGAAAAATTCAAAAATTTGGATTCCTTTCTTTCTTGGTTTAGCTGCATTTATTATAGGTCTTTCATTTATTGTAAAAGCTCTTCATATGCCTATTAACTTTAAAGCTATTATTTATGCTATATTATTTGGTGCTCTAACTTCTTTAATAATCATGATATATATTATTTCAAAATTAAAAAATGTTTCAGATGATCCTTATGTATACGTTGAAGAGATATTTAGAAAATCACAGGTTGTAACTTCTTGTTATGTTGCCTTAGCTCATGGTGCTAATGATGTTGCTAATGCAATAGGACCTGTAGCTGCAATTTATGCTGCAGTTGTAACAGGTACAGTGGGTGCTAAAGCTGAAATACCAAGATATATTCTTGCTTTAGGTGGGTTAGGAATAGCTATTGGTGTCGCAATTTGGGGTAGCAGAGTTATGAAAACAGTTGGTACAGAAATTACCGAATTGAATAACTCAAGAGGCTTTTCTATAGATTTTTCAACCGCTACTACTGTATTATTAGCTTCAAATATGGGAATGCCGATTTCTACAACTCATACTGTTGTTGGTTCTGTTATTGGTAATGGTTTAGCAAGAGGTACTGGTTCTATTAATCTTGGAGTAATTAAAGATATTTTTGTATCATGGTTTTTAACCGTACCAGCTGCTGCTATCGTTTCTTATATCATATTTAAAGTTTTTGCATTATTTATCTAA
- a CDS encoding calcium/sodium antiporter has product MILDIVLIIAGMFLLIKGADYLIEGSVGFSKRIGVSELFTGLTLVAFGTSAPELFVSISAALNGSAGIALGNVIGSNITNIALILGLSLMIKKSTIPKSTLYYEIPFVILISLTLLFMLLDGNSALSIYDGFILLTYLIIFIAYMYNMAKNDKSIQEQLLEEIQEVKIKTMSWNKIIFLVLLGIVMLAIGGEISVRGASHFAKTLGLTETLIGVTIIAIGTSLPELVTSIIAAKKGTNDILIGNLVGSNAFNILVVLGITASIHPVIPDRSVIFDAYYMVGVIFLTELFLLRKREAGFWKGLILFLSYLSYIIINLRLG; this is encoded by the coding sequence TTGATATTAGATATCGTTTTAATTATTGCTGGTATGTTCCTATTAATAAAAGGAGCTGATTATTTAATAGAAGGATCTGTAGGTTTTTCAAAAAGAATTGGGGTTTCTGAATTATTTACAGGTTTAACCCTTGTAGCTTTTGGAACTAGTGCCCCAGAACTCTTTGTTAGTATAAGCGCCGCACTAAACGGTTCAGCTGGTATTGCTTTAGGAAACGTTATTGGAAGCAATATTACAAATATAGCTTTAATTTTAGGTTTATCTTTAATGATTAAAAAAAGTACAATTCCAAAAAGCACTTTATATTATGAAATCCCTTTTGTAATACTCATATCTTTAACTCTTTTATTTATGTTGTTAGATGGAAATAGCGCTTTATCAATATATGACGGGTTTATCCTATTAACTTATTTGATTATCTTTATAGCTTATATGTATAACATGGCAAAAAATGATAAAAGCATTCAGGAACAATTGCTTGAAGAAATTCAGGAAGTAAAAATTAAGACTATGTCATGGAATAAAATAATTTTTTTAGTTTTATTGGGCATCGTGATGTTGGCAATTGGTGGAGAAATAAGTGTTAGAGGAGCTTCTCATTTTGCTAAAACACTTGGTTTAACCGAAACACTCATTGGTGTAACCATTATTGCAATTGGAACTTCTTTACCAGAATTAGTCACAAGCATAATCGCAGCTAAAAAAGGAACAAATGATATATTAATAGGTAATTTAGTTGGTTCAAATGCTTTTAATATATTAGTTGTATTAGGAATAACTGCAAGTATTCATCCTGTTATACCTGATAGAAGTGTAATTTTTGATGCATATTATATGGTCGGGGTAATATTTCTCACAGAACTATTTTTACTTAGAAAAAGAGAAGCTGGATTCTGGAAGGGTTTAATCCTTTTCTTATCATATTTATCATACATAATTATTAACTTAAGATTAGGATAG
- a CDS encoding LiaF transmembrane domain-containing protein, which produces MKNSIFGGLILILLGLYLIISNIIDINLNWNYIWPSILLILGFRFEYLYFKYKKNPGGLVPGGILITLGVIFYLSAFLGYSSMEYLWPGFILAPAIGLLQMSIVTKKLKEYIFPIIFLSGLSIIFFLQELIKINIWNYIIGLLFIGIGINILIKRRGHNE; this is translated from the coding sequence ATGAAAAATAGTATATTTGGTGGTTTAATTTTAATATTATTAGGATTGTATTTAATAATATCTAATATAATAGATATTAACTTAAATTGGAATTATATTTGGCCTTCAATATTATTAATTTTAGGATTTAGATTTGAATATTTATATTTTAAATATAAGAAAAATCCTGGTGGATTGGTTCCAGGGGGTATATTAATAACTTTAGGTGTCATATTTTATTTGTCTGCTTTTTTAGGATATAGTTCAATGGAATATCTCTGGCCTGGTTTTATACTTGCTCCTGCAATTGGTTTATTACAAATGTCTATAGTAACTAAAAAATTAAAAGAATATATATTCCCTATAATTTTTCTAAGTGGTCTTTCAATTATATTTTTCCTGCAAGAATTAATAAAAATTAATATATGGAATTATATTATTGGGCTATTATTTATAGGAATTGGAATAAATATATTAATAAAAAGAAGGGGGCATAATGAATAA
- a CDS encoding thioredoxin family protein — translation MKAYYFANKTCRTCKGLWPKVENLMSENNIELEYVDVEEKPEVSGQMLVFSVPTLVFVDEDNKEINRFYRNFGMHEVQSFIDRYLSIMNS, via the coding sequence GTGAAAGCGTATTACTTCGCTAATAAAACTTGTAGAACTTGTAAAGGCTTATGGCCAAAGGTAGAAAATCTTATGAGTGAAAACAACATTGAATTAGAATATGTAGATGTTGAAGAAAAACCTGAAGTTTCCGGTCAAATGCTGGTCTTCTCTGTTCCAACATTGGTCTTTGTAGACGAAGACAATAAAGAAATAAACAGATTTTATAGAAATTTTGGTATGCATGAAGTTCAAAGCTTTATCGATAGATATTTATCAATAATGAATTCATAG
- a CDS encoding 6-phosphofructokinase, with product MKNALYAQSGGVTSVINASAYGVIKAALNSKDIDNIYVAINGINGVFNEQLADMKKEDPEQIELLKFTPSSAFGSCRRKLKTEEDFIKIFEVFEKYNIHYFFYNGGNDSMDTVNKIHKYAQKIGYDLKAIGVPKTVDNDLPETDHTPGFGSIAKYLSVAILEGTLDVKSMAADSTKVFILETMGRHAGWVAASTALAKRHESDGPHIILMPEVPFNKEKFFEKIKDTISKYGYCSIAASEGIKYKDGSFVSARGYQDNFGNVQLGGIGSTLANMIKTELNIKTHYAVPDYLQRSGRHISSQVDVNEAINVGAMAVKYALEGKSGFMVGIERLMNSPYLSTTKLIPLDNVANETKLIPEEYITEDGMFVNEKFIEYALPLIEGEYYPPYLNGIPVYARLKLETINKK from the coding sequence ATGAAAAACGCATTATATGCTCAATCAGGCGGAGTTACAAGTGTAATTAATGCTTCTGCTTATGGTGTAATCAAGGCTGCTTTAAACTCAAAAGATATTGATAATATATACGTTGCTATTAATGGAATAAACGGCGTTTTTAACGAACAGCTTGCTGACATGAAAAAAGAAGATCCAGAACAAATAGAATTATTGAAATTTACTCCATCAAGTGCATTTGGCTCCTGTAGAAGAAAATTAAAAACAGAAGAAGATTTCATAAAAATATTTGAAGTGTTTGAAAAATATAATATTCATTACTTTTTTTACAATGGTGGAAATGATTCAATGGACACTGTTAATAAAATTCACAAATATGCTCAAAAAATAGGTTATGATTTAAAAGCTATAGGTGTTCCTAAAACTGTAGACAACGATTTACCAGAAACAGATCATACTCCTGGTTTTGGATCTATTGCAAAATATTTATCTGTTGCAATTTTAGAAGGAACATTGGATGTTAAAAGTATGGCAGCAGATTCAACCAAAGTATTTATTTTAGAAACAATGGGAAGACATGCAGGCTGGGTTGCAGCATCTACCGCATTAGCCAAAAGACATGAAAGTGATGGTCCTCATATCATTTTAATGCCAGAAGTTCCTTTTAACAAAGAAAAATTCTTTGAAAAAATCAAAGATACTATATCCAAATATGGATATTGTTCTATAGCCGCTTCAGAAGGTATAAAATATAAAGATGGTTCATTCGTTTCTGCAAGAGGATATCAAGATAATTTCGGGAATGTTCAACTTGGTGGTATTGGTTCAACTTTAGCAAATATGATAAAAACAGAATTGAATATAAAAACACATTATGCAGTTCCAGATTATTTACAAAGAAGTGGAAGACATATATCAAGTCAAGTTGATGTAAATGAAGCTATTAATGTTGGAGCTATGGCAGTAAAATATGCATTAGAAGGAAAAAGTGGTTTTATGGTTGGCATAGAAAGACTTATGAATTCACCTTATTTGAGTACAACTAAATTAATTCCACTTGATAATGTTGCAAATGAAACAAAATTAATTCCAGAAGAATATATAACAGAAGATGGAATGTTTGTCAATGAAAAATTTATTGAATATGCTTTACCTTTAATTGAAGGAGAATATTATCCACCATATTTAAATGGTATTCCAGTATATGCAAGATTAAAACTCGAAACAATTAATAAAAAATAA
- a CDS encoding PspC domain-containing protein has translation MKKELYRSRKDKFLGGVCGGLAEYFEISSTLVRLICLGLILIDGIGILLYIIAWIIIPEEPAISDENVYESEKNFNKHKYSERNNLFIGLTFLILGIIFILNNFFPHIVSFSVIFGILFLVFGIYLIIRGKK, from the coding sequence ATGAAAAAAGAATTATATCGCTCACGTAAGGATAAGTTTTTAGGTGGAGTGTGTGGAGGTTTAGCAGAATATTTTGAAATAAGTTCAACACTTGTTAGGTTAATATGTTTAGGTTTAATACTAATTGATGGTATTGGAATTTTGTTATATATTATAGCGTGGATAATTATTCCTGAAGAACCTGCAATTTCTGATGAAAATGTTTATGAATCAGAAAAAAATTTTAATAAACATAAATATAGTGAAAGAAATAATTTGTTTATAGGACTAACTTTTTTGATCTTGGGAATAATATTCATATTAAATAACTTTTTTCCTCATATAGTATCTTTTAGCGTTATTTTTGGAATATTGTTTTTGGTTTTTGGAATATATCTAATTATAAGGGGGAAGAAATAA
- a CDS encoding J domain-containing protein produces the protein MEAILTFIGLLVVISFFFRFIGAIFIMLFRYPILLLFVILGIYFLFRNFRFRFYTYKTRENPYRNYGNQSQSNYGSQNYYDLRQKYDYYRSLFNLPENFTKDELKKRFRELTKKYHPDKCPDNKEKCEEQFKKINEAYEFLLKYAK, from the coding sequence ATGGAAGCTATCCTAACATTTATTGGATTATTGGTTGTAATTTCATTTTTCTTTAGATTTATTGGCGCGATATTTATTATGTTATTTAGATATCCTATATTATTATTATTTGTTATATTAGGAATATATTTCTTATTCAGAAATTTCAGATTTAGATTCTATACTTATAAAACAAGAGAAAATCCATATAGAAATTATGGGAATCAATCTCAAAGTAATTATGGCTCCCAAAATTACTACGATTTAAGGCAGAAATATGATTATTACAGATCTTTATTTAACTTACCAGAAAATTTCACTAAGGATGAATTAAAGAAACGATTCAGAGAATTAACGAAAAAATATCATCCTGACAAATGCCCTGATAATAAGGAAAAATGTGAAGAACAGTTTAAAAAAATTAATGAGGCATATGAATTTTTATTAAAATATGCAAAATAA
- a CDS encoding 2-oxoacid:acceptor oxidoreductase family protein, protein MKAFNIYLIGVGGQGIGLLSEVIIRAADKAGLNVRGVDTHGLAQRGGTVSSNIRIGENINSPLIMKGQADLVVALERHEALRGMNDYSKNGSTVIYYDAVWQPLDVRLRKAKEIENEIVEKEAKRRNIDLIKVYINDLSDARMQNMAVLATMAKNKLIPNVEKEHYLLAVNDLLTGDVLKNNLELFEKVYNG, encoded by the coding sequence ATGAAAGCATTTAATATATATTTAATTGGTGTTGGTGGTCAAGGTATAGGTTTATTAAGTGAAGTGATTATACGTGCAGCAGATAAAGCCGGGTTAAATGTTAGAGGTGTTGATACTCATGGTTTAGCTCAAAGAGGAGGTACCGTTTCTTCTAATATTAGGATAGGAGAAAATATAAATTCTCCTTTGATAATGAAGGGTCAAGCTGATTTAGTAGTGGCTCTTGAGAGGCATGAAGCACTAAGAGGAATGAATGATTATTCAAAGAATGGTTCTACAGTAATTTATTATGATGCTGTATGGCAACCATTAGATGTTAGATTGAGAAAAGCAAAAGAAATAGAAAACGAGATTGTAGAAAAAGAAGCAAAAAGAAGGAATATTGATTTAATAAAAGTATATATAAATGATTTAAGTGACGCGAGAATGCAAAATATGGCAGTATTAGCAACTATGGCAAAAAATAAATTAATTCCTAATGTAGAAAAAGAACATTATTTATTAGCTGTAAATGATTTATTAACAGGAGATGTTTTAAAAAATAATCTGGAATTATTTGAGAAAGTATATAATGGATAA